One genomic segment of Odocoileus virginianus isolate 20LAN1187 ecotype Illinois chromosome 33, Ovbor_1.2, whole genome shotgun sequence includes these proteins:
- the PRKRIP1 gene encoding PRKR-interacting protein 1 isoform X2: protein MASSAASSVRPPRPKKEPQALIIPKNAAEEQKLKLERLMKNPDKAVPIPEKMSEWAPRPPPEFVRDVMGSSAGAGSGEFHVYRHLRRREYQRQDYMDAMAEKQKLDAEFQKRLERNKIAAEEQTAKRRKKRQKLKEKKLLAKKMKLEQKKQNEDKYPEVKLLDRVVVLFL from the exons ATGGCGAGCTCGGCGGCCTCCTCTGTGCGACCGCCGAGGCCCAAGAAAGAGCCACAGGCGCTCATCATCCCCAAGAATGCCGCGGAGGAgcagaagctcaagctggaacgGCTCATGAAGAACCCG GACAAAGCAGttccaattccagaaaaaatgagTGAATGGGCACCTCGACCTCCCCCAGAATTTGTCCGAGATGTAATGG GTTCAAGCGCTGGGGCCGGCAGCGGAGAATTCCACGTGTACAGGCATCTACGCCGGAGAGAGTACCAGCGACAGGACTACATGGATGCCATGGCTGAGAAG CAAAAATTGGATGCAGAGTTTCAGAAGAGACTGGAAAGGAATAAAATTGCTGCAGAGGAGCAGACTGCAAAGCGTCGGAAAAAGCG CCAGAagttaaaagagaagaaattactGGCAAAGAAGATGAAACTTGAACAGAAGAAGCAAAATGAAG
- the PRKRIP1 gene encoding PRKR-interacting protein 1 isoform X3, with product MASSAASSVRPPRPKKEPQALIIPKNAAEEQKLKLERLMKNPDKAVPIPEKMSEWAPRPPPEFVRDVMGSSAGAGSGEFHVYRHLRRREYQRQDYMDAMAEKQKLDAEFQKRLERNKIAAEEQTAKRRKKRQKLKEKKLLAKKMKLEQKKQNEESHTFGEQFS from the exons ATGGCGAGCTCGGCGGCCTCCTCTGTGCGACCGCCGAGGCCCAAGAAAGAGCCACAGGCGCTCATCATCCCCAAGAATGCCGCGGAGGAgcagaagctcaagctggaacgGCTCATGAAGAACCCG GACAAAGCAGttccaattccagaaaaaatgagTGAATGGGCACCTCGACCTCCCCCAGAATTTGTCCGAGATGTAATGG GTTCAAGCGCTGGGGCCGGCAGCGGAGAATTCCACGTGTACAGGCATCTACGCCGGAGAGAGTACCAGCGACAGGACTACATGGATGCCATGGCTGAGAAG CAAAAATTGGATGCAGAGTTTCAGAAGAGACTGGAAAGGAATAAAATTGCTGCAGAGGAGCAGACTGCAAAGCGTCGGAAAAAGCG CCAGAagttaaaagagaagaaattactGGCAAAGAAGATGAAACTTGAACAGAAGAAGCAAAATGAAG